The Edaphobacter sp. 12200R-103 genome contains a region encoding:
- a CDS encoding type II secretion system protein has product MVELIVVVAILSVLATAAVPIARFQVKREKERELRRDLWEMRAAIDRYKDAADKGAFQVKADSLGYPPDLDTLVKGVDVQGKKVRFLRRIPIDPMTGTAEWGMRSNQDDPDSDSFGGQNVFDVYSKSQNTAMDGTKYSTW; this is encoded by the coding sequence CTGGTGGAGCTGATCGTTGTTGTGGCTATCCTGTCCGTCCTGGCGACCGCCGCGGTTCCAATCGCGCGCTTCCAGGTAAAACGGGAGAAAGAGCGCGAGCTGCGCCGGGACCTGTGGGAGATGAGAGCTGCAATCGATCGCTACAAGGACGCTGCCGACAAAGGAGCCTTCCAGGTGAAGGCGGACTCTCTCGGCTACCCGCCCGACCTCGATACCCTGGTCAAAGGGGTCGATGTTCAGGGCAAGAAAGTTCGTTTCCTTCGGCGCATTCCGATCGATCCCATGACTGGAACCGCTGAATGGGGAATGCGTTCCAACCAGGACGATCCGGATTCCGATTCCTTCGGTGGCCAGAACGTCTTTGACGTGTACTCCAAGAGCCAGAACACAGCGATGGACGGTACAAAATATTCCACATGGTAG
- a CDS encoding type II secretion system protein: protein MVAFAPSRTRRSELGFTLIELMIVMVIIGILAAIAVPMYVQSVRHAREAVLREDLRTLRSAIDSYTVDKQKAPQTLDDLVEAGYIKALPVDPFTHRTDTWVPGQDDTLQTIDQTEPGINDVHSGAQEVSSDGSAYSSW from the coding sequence ATGGTAGCTTTCGCACCATCCCGGACCCGCCGAAGCGAACTCGGCTTCACGCTCATCGAGCTGATGATCGTGATGGTCATCATTGGCATCCTGGCCGCGATCGCTGTTCCCATGTACGTGCAGAGCGTTCGTCATGCGCGCGAGGCTGTATTGCGGGAAGATCTGCGGACACTCCGTTCCGCCATTGACTCTTACACGGTGGATAAACAGAAGGCTCCGCAGACGCTGGACGACCTGGTGGAAGCTGGCTATATCAAGGCCCTTCCGGTCGATCCCTTCACCCATCGGACGGATACCTGGGTCCCAGGGCAGGACGATACTCTGCAAACCATTGATCAGACAGAACCTGGCATCAACGATGTGCACTCCGGAGCCCAGGAGGTCAGCTCCGACGGGTCGGCCTACTCCTCCTGGTAA